Proteins from one Acidobacteriota bacterium genomic window:
- the folE gene encoding GTP cyclohydrolase I FolE: protein MQETIRNLLVEIGENPDREGLAKTPERVERAWKFLTSGYHKTAEDILNGALFSVEYDEMVIVRDIELYSMCEHHLLPFFGKCHVAYLPSKKVIGLSKIPRIVDMYARRLQVQERLTQQIAKTVTEWIDPKGVAVVIEARHLCMMMRGVEKQNSSMITSAMLGSFRTDNRSRMEFLQLVGHRI, encoded by the coding sequence ATGCAAGAGACAATCCGCAACCTCCTGGTCGAGATCGGAGAAAATCCTGATCGGGAGGGCCTGGCGAAAACACCCGAGCGCGTGGAAAGGGCTTGGAAATTCCTCACCAGCGGCTATCACAAGACGGCGGAGGACATCCTCAACGGAGCCCTGTTCAGCGTCGAGTACGACGAGATGGTCATCGTGCGAGACATCGAACTGTACAGCATGTGCGAGCATCACCTGCTGCCCTTTTTCGGCAAGTGCCACGTCGCCTACCTGCCCTCCAAGAAGGTCATCGGCCTGAGCAAGATTCCCCGCATTGTCGACATGTACGCGCGGCGGCTGCAGGTTCAGGAACGCCTCACCCAGCAGATCGCCAAGACCGTCACCGAGTGGATCGACCCCAAGGGAGTGGCCGTCGTCATCGAAGCCAGGCACCTGTGCATGATGATGCGGGGGGTGGAAAAACAGAACTCCAGCATGATCACCTCGGCCATGCTGGGCAGCTTCCGCACGGACAACCGCTCCAGGATGGAGTTTCTGCAACTGGTGGGACATCGGATATGA
- the prmC gene encoding peptide chain release factor N(5)-glutamine methyltransferase, with amino-acid sequence MTTIRQALVEATETLRRAGLRSPRADAELILTSLLSANRAHLLAHPEQRLEPSQEKLFCQWLEKRKEHFPLQYLRGRQEFYGRDFEVSPAVLVPRPETELLLEACLRRLSPLPDRPLQVVEVGLGSGCLGETLILEDPRVILTGIDISPAALQVANRNALRLGAGSRLRMVAADALSALARRPFFDLLVSNPPYGALSQSHLVDEGVRRYEPACAVFAGDSGLEVYEKIFSQAARILKPGAGVLVELGKDLRPWVEESARRQGWRPIQVIPDLAGIDRVAEFEPVRPRNGGNPD; translated from the coding sequence ATGACTACCATCCGACAGGCCCTGGTCGAGGCCACCGAAACCTTGCGCCGGGCCGGACTGCGGTCGCCCAGGGCCGACGCCGAACTGATTTTGACCTCCCTGCTCTCCGCCAACCGCGCCCACCTGCTGGCTCACCCCGAGCAAAGGCTGGAGCCCAGCCAGGAAAAACTCTTCTGCCAGTGGTTGGAGAAACGCAAAGAGCACTTCCCCTTGCAGTACCTGAGGGGCCGGCAAGAATTCTACGGACGCGACTTCGAGGTTTCTCCCGCCGTGCTGGTTCCCCGTCCCGAAACCGAACTGCTGCTGGAAGCCTGCCTGCGGCGCCTCTCCCCGCTGCCCGACCGGCCGCTGCAGGTGGTGGAAGTGGGCTTGGGTTCGGGATGCCTGGGAGAGACCTTGATCCTGGAAGATCCGCGGGTCATCCTGACCGGCATCGACATTTCCCCCGCCGCCCTCCAGGTGGCCAACCGCAACGCGCTGCGCCTGGGCGCCGGCAGCCGCCTGCGCATGGTGGCCGCCGATGCCCTGTCAGCGCTGGCCCGGCGCCCCTTCTTCGACCTGCTGGTCTCCAATCCTCCTTACGGAGCCCTCAGCCAAAGCCACCTGGTGGACGAAGGGGTGCGCCGCTACGAGCCTGCCTGCGCCGTCTTCGCGGGAGACAGCGGGCTGGAGGTCTATGAGAAGATCTTTTCTCAGGCCGCGCGCATCCTTAAACCCGGGGCCGGCGTTTTGGTCGAACTGGGCAAGGATCTTCGGCCTTGGGTGGAGGAATCGGCGCGGCGGCAGGGATGGCGCCCTATCCAAGTCATCCCCGATCTGGCCGGGATCGACCGGGTGGCTGAATTCGAGCCGGTCCGTCCCCGCAACGGCGGGAACCCCGATTGA
- the prfA gene encoding peptide chain release factor 1: protein MFQKLQALEEKYEKLSQDLGSSEMLSNPNKLRDAARAHSELQEIVEKYRQFRKLETGIEDARQILQEESEEELCEMAEEELQRLKPQLEACERELKMLLIPKDPNDEKNVVLEIRAGTGGDEATLFAQEMFRLYSRYAEGRGWKVELLDARESSVGGLKEVVALVEGKGAYSRLKFESGVHRVQRVPETETQGRVHTSAITVAVLPEVDEVEVDIDPSDLRIDTYCSSGPGGQSVNTTYSAVRITHVPSGEVVTCQDEKSQIKNKAKALKVLRSRLFEKARQEQQQEIAESRRAMVGSGDRSEKIRTYNFPQNRVTEHRLGLTLHQLDRIMEGEIDPIIDALVTNERTEALREKQVN from the coding sequence GTGTTCCAGAAGCTTCAGGCCTTGGAAGAAAAGTACGAGAAGCTTTCCCAGGATCTGGGGAGCAGCGAGATGCTCTCCAACCCCAACAAGCTTCGGGATGCGGCGCGGGCTCACTCCGAACTGCAGGAGATCGTCGAGAAGTACCGCCAGTTCCGCAAGCTTGAAACGGGCATTGAAGACGCCCGGCAGATCCTGCAGGAGGAGAGCGAGGAAGAGCTGTGCGAAATGGCCGAGGAGGAGTTGCAGCGCCTCAAGCCGCAACTGGAGGCCTGCGAGCGAGAGCTCAAGATGCTTCTCATCCCCAAGGATCCCAACGACGAGAAGAACGTGGTACTGGAGATCCGGGCCGGAACAGGCGGCGACGAGGCGACTCTTTTCGCCCAGGAGATGTTCCGCCTTTATTCCCGCTACGCCGAAGGGCGAGGCTGGAAGGTGGAGCTGCTGGACGCCCGCGAGTCCAGCGTCGGAGGGCTGAAGGAAGTGGTGGCGCTGGTGGAGGGCAAGGGCGCCTACAGCCGTCTCAAGTTCGAGAGCGGCGTCCACCGCGTTCAGCGGGTGCCGGAGACCGAGACTCAGGGACGGGTGCACACCTCGGCCATCACCGTGGCTGTGCTGCCAGAGGTCGACGAGGTCGAGGTGGACATCGATCCCAGCGACCTGCGCATCGATACCTACTGCTCCTCGGGTCCTGGCGGACAGAGCGTCAATACTACCTATTCGGCGGTCCGCATCACCCACGTTCCCAGCGGCGAGGTGGTCACCTGCCAGGACGAGAAGTCGCAGATCAAGAATAAGGCCAAGGCCCTCAAGGTGCTGCGTTCTCGGCTCTTTGAAAAAGCCCGGCAGGAGCAGCAGCAGGAAATCGCCGAGAGCCGCCGCGCCATGGTGGGAAGCGGCGACCGCAGCGAGAAGATCCGCACCTACAACTTCCCTCAGAACCGCGTCACCGAACATCGCCTGGGACTGACCCTGCACCAGCTCGACAGGATCATGGAGGGCGAGATCGATCCCATCATCGACGCTTTGGTGACCAACGAGCGGACCGAGGCTCTGCGCGAGAAGCAGGTCAACTGA
- the rpmE gene encoding 50S ribosomal protein L31 — protein MKAAIHPEYDTVTVRCACGAEWETRSTHDGDIRLEICSSCHPFFTGKQKLVDTTGRVERFQRKYAQFNQGKKSKK, from the coding sequence ATGAAAGCTGCCATCCATCCCGAGTACGACACCGTCACGGTGCGCTGCGCTTGCGGCGCCGAGTGGGAAACGCGCTCCACCCACGACGGCGACATCCGTCTGGAGATCTGCTCCAGTTGCCATCCTTTCTTTACCGGCAAGCAGAAGCTGGTCGACACCACCGGACGCGTGGAGCGTTTCCAGCGCAAGTACGCGCAGTTCAACCAGGGCAAAAAGTCCAAGAAGTAA